In a single window of the Cucumis melo cultivar AY chromosome 11, USDA_Cmelo_AY_1.0, whole genome shotgun sequence genome:
- the LOC103490549 gene encoding NAC domain-containing protein 6-like, protein MADKAHHHSFHGQLPGFRFHPTEEELLEFYLKQMVFGKRRNSFDVIGFLNIYQHDPWDLPDLAKNGEREWYFFVPRDRKHGGCGGGRPNRTTGIGYWKATGSDRRILSLSDPKRFIGLRKTLVFYKGRAPRGTKTDWVMNEYRLPHNSSLPIMDIVLCKIYRKATSLKVLEQRAVEEETKNLHMNNNATILLTPPLMGEEEQGDDQDSFCTQNIPRLNSSEVMAMKLEEISCGEDEEEVDSKVADVGSSSLSLSTTSIQIPKGFGMLTDLQVPKMNMDWTQDQFWNQFNSPWLLNFTTPSNILNF, encoded by the exons ATGGCGGACAAAGCTCATCATCATAGCTTCCATGGCCAACTCCCTGGCTTTCGATTCCACCCAACTGAAGAAGAGCTTCTTGAATTCTATCTCAAGCAAATGGTTTTTGGGAAACGCCGCAATAGCTTCGATGTTATTGGATTTCTCAACATTTACCAACACGACCCTTGGGATTTACCTg atTTGGCGAAGAATGGTGAGAGAGAGTGGTATTTCTTTGTACCAAGAGATAGAAAGCACGGTGGTTGCGGCGGGGGACGGCCTAATCGGACGACTGGAATTGGGTACTGGAAAGCCACGGGGTCGGACAGGAGAATATTGAGCTTGTCCGATCCCAAAAGATTTATTGGTTTAAGGAAAACTCTTGTTTTCTACAAAGGAAGAGCTCCTAGAGGAACCAAGACTGATTGGGTCATGAACGAGTATCGTCTTCCTCATAATTCCTCTCTTCCAATAATG GACATAGTGCTGTGCAAGATCTATAGAAAAGCAACATCATTGAAGGTGTTGGAGCAAAGGGCAGTGGAGGAAGAGACAAAGAACTTGCATATGAATAATAATGCTACAATACTATTAACACCTCCATTAATGGGTGAAGAAGAACAAGGTGATGATCAAGACTCATTTTGCACTCAAAACATTCCAAGGCTGAATTCAAGTGAAGTAATGGCAATGAAATTAGAAGAGATAAGTTGTggggaagatgaagaagaagtcGATTCAAAGGTGGCCGACGTAGGGTCATCTTCCTTGTCGTTGTCGACAACAAGCATACAAATTCCAAAAGGGTTTGGCATGCTGACTGATCTTCAAGTTCCAAAGATGAACATGGATTGGACTCAAGACCAGTTTTGGAACCAATTCAATAGTCCATGGCTTCTCAATTTCACCACTCCTAGCAATATACTTAATTTCTAA